The following proteins come from a genomic window of Diprion similis isolate iyDipSimi1 chromosome 8, iyDipSimi1.1, whole genome shotgun sequence:
- the LOC124408810 gene encoding mediator of RNA polymerase II transcription subunit 24: MRNPLSTRTMETKVTSKTSSLKALLLRAWRERWNDLQWGINIKTILPRGVSGDVYNLADCILQQALVGPGPNQLVLSYLKHSLSSQLVSYAAVLQRISKYGAFHKPHCIISLLEFLETIQVGITCRGKPEEDLLAASVLSIVHWLLLCYLHVLKMPQNNPSLTYPADLIDKPASILKQMINSDFLCAMMCLAKHDDKELYMEVVNKCQEIEALQKNSMVKSAVPIEGSLKQLCNLDIETLAVHSKNNKKEPITYCLQPLLAVQVMLNPSTETTVLVNQLLMIQRIKGYSNARLYSEIIRACFMCLHDVTGTSKESLWGAFTFLKVPHILKELNATTLSGEEKLEYSQDILDAFELLLQFTPLLDIMDTACSCNCVECLLNELQKVNLVTEKQAKQLSSQREGVTAALQKLEPSETPKPSIPKVIIRAEPTLAGILKTLNTDYTKIQEALLSMLCQVLTGKSFELILAVATVEGKLKTFVSKLIKFNECSKQINDAVTGKMAATRAMLFDVSFLMLCSIVQTYGSEVVLEEDGDSFFEQWVRECMAERNKPKCPRRMLQNVEAARVDTLLAQINSPDPDFKSSNMKWHIACRSAMGAVKELLCAWESGALGAGDVKRALDGLRTAACCLPVCAAAWLCAHVSITHQDALLKPMNMVQQFLTPISSDEMQDNFKERSSLMFQIIRKMQYDVHPPTQSKTKVLSMSHSIISRQPISEQLETVWHGIQLRGWINIEATQSLESLLNTGGSLWFVSNLVKEVMKYRYQEELDQAVDLTFAVFHLDIENCTLDLLHHVIPQYLYNRSQREELVEPQSSVLAKLCVSCIYSTLEYNNSNPPRGNSRKRARCELDSEELDAIGVSANKILRLNETGDSSSIFDTSSPQAQGQLNGQKSVRLREPLLTALNVLFKTFTLLAGKDGEVSQQTHFILQFLRFIVQCGKDRTRIVLQGMPQTLVPCLLKALPELFTTDLLLKLYDIQTTVGRKATARDLCMLRNINLKPVK, encoded by the exons atgcgCAATCCTCTATCGACGAGGACAATGGAGACTAAGGTTACAAGCAAGACTAGCAGCCTCAAGGCTCTGCTATTAAGGGCTTGGCGCGAACGTTGGAACGACTTGCAATGGGGAATCAACATAAAAACG ATTTTACCAAGAGGCGTGAGCGGGGACGTCTACAATTTGGCAGATTGCATTCTGCAGCAGGCTTTAGTAGGCCCGGGACCAAATCAGCTGGTGTTATCATACTTGAAACATTCGCTGAGCTCGCAG CTGGTGTCTTACGCAGCTGTTCTACAGAGGATAAGTAAATATGGTGCATTTCACAAGCCGCACTGTATTATAAGCCTGTTAGAATTTCTTGAAACAATTCAAGTCGGTATAACCTGCCGAGGAAAGCCGGAAGAAGACTTATTAGCTGCCTCTGTACTTTCGATAGTGCATTGGTTGCTGCTGTGCTACCTCCATGTGCTTAAAATGCCCCAAAATAATCCGTCACTCACCTATCCTGCAGATTTGATTGATAAACCAGCAAGCATTTTAAAACAGATGATCAACTCCGACTTCCTCTGCGCTATGATGTGCCTAGCTAAGCACGACGATAAAG AGCTTTACATGGAAGTGGTGAATAAGTGCCAGGAAATAGAAGCTCTTCAGAAGAATAGTATGGTAAAGTCTGCGGTACCAATTGAGGGCTCGTTGAAACAACTTTGCAATCTTGATATAGAAACACTGGCTGTGCATTCGAAGAACAACAAGAAAGAACCAATCACTTATTGCCTACAACCACTACTCGCTGTTCAAGTAATGCTCAATCCAAGCACCGAAACCACAGTTCTGGTCAATCAGCTCTTAATGATACAGAGAATCAAGGGATACTCCAATGCCAGGTTGTATTCGGAAATTATTCGCGCCTGCTTCATGTGTCTGCACGATGTAACCGGAACTTCCAAAGAGTCGCTGTGGGGTGCTTTTACCTTTTTGAAAGTACCGCacattttgaaagaattaaatGCAACGACTTTGAGTG GTGAAGAGAAGTTGGAGTACTCCCAGGACATCTTGGACGCCTTCGAATTGTTACTTCAATTTACTCCTCTGCTTGATATCATGGACACTGCTTGTTCCTGTAATTGCGTAGAGTGCCTGCTGAATGAATTACAAAAAGTCAATTTGGTTACTGAGAAACAGGCGAAGCAGCTCAGCAGCCAGCG AGAAGGTGTAACTGCAGCGTTACAGAAATTGGAACCATCGGAAACCCCTAAGCCATCAATTCCGAAAGTAATTATTCGCGCGGAACCAACATTGGCCGGAATTCTAAAGACTCTGAATACAGATTATACGAAAATTCAGGAAGCACTGCTGAGCATGCTGTGCCAGGTACTGACTGGAAAGAGTTTCGAATTAATCCTGGCCGTTGCAACTGTCGAGGGAAAGCTGAAAACCTTCGTCTCTAAACTGATAAAGTTCAATGAATGtagtaaacaaataaacgatgCCGTGACTGGGAAAATGGCCGCAACAAGAGCAATGCTTTTCGATGTTTCGTTCCTGATGCTCTGCTCTATCGTTCAAACATACGGATCTGAA GTAGTTCTTGAAGAAGATGGTGAttcgttctttgaacaatggGTTCGAGAGTGTATGGCCGAAAGAAACAAGCCCAAATGCCCGCGTCGGATGCTCCAAAACGTTGAGGCGGCCCGAGTGGACACATTACTCGCCCAAATCAATTCCCCGGATCCAGACTTCAAGTCTAGTAACATGAAATGGCACATTGCTTGCCGCTCAGCAATGGGCGCTGTCAAAGAACTGCTCTGCGCCTGGGAAAGTGGAGCGCTTGGGGCTGGCGATGTAAAACGCGCATTGGACGGTCTGCGAACAGCTGCCTGCTGTTTGCCAGTCTGTGCAGCAGCCTGGCTCTGCGCTCACGTCAGTATAACACATCAAGATGCTCTGCTGAAGCCCATGAACATGGTTCAACAATTCCTGACTCCTATTTCCAGTGACGAGATGCAGGATAATTTCAAAGAAAG ATCCAGCCTCATGTTCCAAATAATACGTAAAATGCAGTACGACGTTCATCCTCCAACACAATCCAAGACAAAAGTGCTTTCGATGTCACACAG tATAATATCGCgacagccgatatctgaacagTTAGAAACTGTGTGGCACGGAATACAGCTAAGGGGCTGGATAAACATTGAAGCTACTCAATCGCTAGAATCTTTGTTGAACACCGGTGGTTCGCTGTGGTTCGTTTCGAATTTGGTCAAAGAAGTAATGAAGTACAGATATCAAGAGGAACTGGACCAGGCAGTGGATTTAACGTTTGCAGTATTTCACTTGGACATTGAAAACTGCACCTTGGACCTGCTGCATCACGTCATTCCTCAGTACCTGTACAATAGATCGCA GAGAGAGGAACTAGTCGAACCTCAGTCTTCTGTGTTGGCGAAACTGTGCGTTTCGTGTATCTACTCGACCTTGGAGTACAACAACTCGAACCCACCCAGAGGAAACAGTCGAAAGCGTGCAAGATGCGAATTAGACAGTGAAGAATTGGACGCGATCGGTGTGTCGGCCAACAAAATATTGAGACTGAACGAAACGGGGGATTCAAGTTCGATATTTGACACGAGCTCTCCTCAGGCGCAGGGACAACTAAACGGACAGAAGTCTGTTCGCTTGAGAGAGCCATTGCTTACTGCACTGAATGTGTTGTTCAAAACTTTCACACTGCTTGCTGGGAAAGACGGCGAAGTATCGCAGCAGACGCATTTTATCCTACAGTTCCTACGGTTCATCGTTCAGTGTGGCAAGGATAGAACCAGAATCGTTCTACAAGGAATGCCGCAGACTTTG gTTCCTTGTTTGCTCAAAGCGCTGCCGGAGTTATTTACGACTGATCTATTACTCAAGTTGTACGATATTCAAACGACAGTGGGACGAAAAGCCACTGCAAGAGATTTATGCATGCTGCGTAACATAAATCTGAAGCCTGTAAAATAG